The following proteins are encoded in a genomic region of Panthera leo isolate Ple1 chromosome F2, P.leo_Ple1_pat1.1, whole genome shotgun sequence:
- the LOC122211088 gene encoding fatty acid-binding protein 9-like → MIEPFLGTWKLISSENFEEYMKQLGMSAAARNLVGLAKPIISISANGDEVNIKIENSLKNTEISFKLGEEFDEITADSRKVKSIVTLSNGSMIHVQKWLGKETTIKRQIVDGNMVVEYTMNKTVSTRIYEKV, encoded by the exons ATGATTGAGCCCTTCTTGGGAACCTGGAAGCTGATCTCCAGTGAAAACTTTGAGGAATACATGAAACAACTAG GAATGAGCGCAGCAGCCCGGAACCTGGTGGGGTTAGCAAAGCCGATAATCAGTATTAGTGCCAATGGGGATGAAGTGaacatcaaaatagaaaattccCTCAAGAACACTGAGATCTCCTTCAAACTTGGGGAAGAATTTGATGAAATCACAGCAGACAGTCGGAAAGTGAAG AGCATCGTAACATTAAGCAATGGTTCAATGATTCATGTCCAAAAATGGCTTGGCAAGGAGACAACAATCAAAAGACAAATTGTAGATGGAAACATGGTAGTG GAGTATACCATGAATAAAACTGTCAGCACTCGCATTTATGAAAAGGTATGA